One region of Wyeomyia smithii strain HCP4-BCI-WySm-NY-G18 chromosome 3, ASM2978416v1, whole genome shotgun sequence genomic DNA includes:
- the LOC129730746 gene encoding CCR4-NOT transcription complex subunit 3-like: MAATRKLQGEIDRCLKKVTEGVETFEDIWQKVHNATNSNQKEKYEADLKKEIKKLQRLRDQIKSWIASGEIKDKSALLENRRLIETQMERFKVVERETKTKAYSKEGLGAAQKMDPAQREKEEISSWLTNSISSLQIQIDQFECEVESLIAGKKKKLDKDKQEKMDELKGKLERHKFHVTKLETLLRMLDNDGVEVEQIKKIKEDVEYYIDSSQEPDFEENEYIYDDIIGLDEVEISGIGTSAGTESNNSNETAGSPSSLMSGNSPSQSPVMNCSASTMHNHSGEMPGAVDSNIDKRPKDVKITPVKPTAIRASVKLDLNAPVSAVVSNNTSINTSKSALISSTPSKNLPNAAAVVAGGLVPNSSGIVPPQAPAGGLVQPIIGPAFAAVAKQHPKNGPLHQSSVTSSSTVSSVSSAPAPTTVVPNASGAAVSNLTQIVNANQTTISQQLQQQVQQQQQQASLASGLLTNAAAVVAAGGASGSNVQSQSQQQPQQQQAPQVPGQNSIPLPHGGALTSASSGIENNHVMTTSSASTISSSGANIINNCVSPSNSAVSSRASPSLMSPPQQPLLNGPTSLGKNDYPAVPMNIASTHPMSTLKTIAQEVINRTSGSLEAGQSPVTGGALVQQQQQQQQPSQVGGQHQPPAVQQQPPPQPDTRQPSGGPPVQPGQQQPGNQQQSQPQQPQPPQQQQQQQQQQQPPFSLVDPTNSANSLIPTSSSTAISNGPNAIINTSSNIVTNSANPSVTSVGGMKASGTNEAHIPPLLGVAPLGPSPLQKEHQIQFQMMEAAYYHLPTPSDSERLRTYLQRQPVQTPQHYPQQQLPHSDTVEFFQRLSPETLFFVFYYMEGTKAQYLAAKALKKQSWRFHTKYMMWFQRHEEPKIINEEFEQGTYIYFDYEKWGQRKKEGFTFEYKYLEDRDLN; encoded by the exons ATGGCTGCGACGCGAAAGTTGCAAG GTGAGATCGACCGGTGCTTAAAGAAAGTCACTGAAGGAGTCGAAACCTTTGAAGATATTTGGCAGAAAGTTCACAATGCCACTAACAGTAATCAGAAA GAAAAGTATGAAGCTGATCTCAAGAAGGAAATCAAGAAGCTGCAGAGGCTACGAGATCAGATCAAATCATGGATCGCATCCGGCGAAATCAAGGACAAAAGTGCCTTGTTGGAGAATCGACGGCTCATAGAGACG CAAATGGAGCGTTTCAAGGTGGTAGAGCGAGAGACCAAAACGAAAGCATACTCGAAGGAAGGTCTAGGTGCTGCACAAAAGATGGATCCAGCGCAGCGCGAAAAGGAAGAAATCAGCAGCTGGCTGACGAACTCGATCAGTTCACTGCAGATCCAAATCGATCAGTTCGAGTGCGAGGTAGAATCGCTAATAGCCGGGAAGAAGAAGAAACTGGATAAGGACAAACAGGAGAAAATGGATGAGCTGAAGGGCAAGCTGGAGAGGCACAAATTCCACGTGACTAAACTGGAAACGCTGCTCCGAATGCTGGACAACGACGGGGTGGAAGTAGAGCAGATTAAGAAAATCAAAGAGGATGTTGAATACTACATCGATTCATCCCAGGAGCCCGATTTTGAGGAGAACGAATATATCTACGATGATATCATCGGTCTCGATGAGGTTGAGATTTCGG GTATTGGAACATCAGCTGGTACGGAAAGCAATAATAGTAACGAAACGGCAGGATCTCCAAGCAGTTTAATGTCAGGAAATAGTCCGTCGCAGTCTCCGGTGATGAACTGCAGTGCATCAACGATGCATAACCACAGTGGCGAGATGCCTGGTGCAGTGGACAGTAATATCGATAAGCGGCCGAAGGATGTCAAGATTACG CCGGTTAAACCAACGGCAATCAGGGCGAGTGTCAAGTTGGACCTCAATGCACCTGTGTCTGCAGTTGTCAGTAATAACACCAGCATCAATACGTCCAAATCGGCATTGATCAGCTCAACGCCGAGTAAAAACCTGCCGAATGCTGCCGCAGTGGTGGCGGGGGGCCTGGTACCGAATAGCAGCGGTATTGTGCCTCCCCAGGCGCCGGCTGGTGGCTTAGTCCAACCAATTATTGGTCCGGCATTTGCAGCTGTCGCGAAGCAGCATCCTA AAAATGGTCCTTTACATCAGTCCAGCGTCACCTCTTCGTCGACGGTGTCATCCGTGTCAAGCGCTCCTGCACCCACGACAGTGGTACCCAATGCCTCGGGGGCAGCCGTTAGTAACCTCACTCAGATTGTGAATGCAAATCAAACTACGATTAGTCAACAGCTGCAGCAACAggtgcaacaacagcagcagcaggccTCCCTAGCGTCAGGTCTACTCACGAATGCAGCGGCGGTTGTAGCAGCCGGAGGTGCTAGCGGTAGCAATGTCCAGTCGCAATCTCAACAACAACCCCAACAACAACAGGCACCGCAGGTCCCAGGTCAAAATTCCATACCACTTCCACATGGTGGCGCACTTACGTCCGCATCCTCGGGTATCGAAAACAATCATGTGATGACGACGTCATCTGCGTCAACTATCAGCAGCAGTGGAGCGAATATCATCAACAATTGTGTATCTCCTAGTAATTCAGCAGTCAGCAGCAG AGCGTCTCCGAGTTTAATGTCACCACCGCAGCAGCCATTGTTGAACGGTCCTACAAGTCTCGGTAAGAATGACTACCCTGCCGTACCCATGAATATTGCAAGCACTCATCCGATGTCTACATTGAAAACCATAGCCCAGGAAGTGATAAACCGGACCAGCGGCAGTTTGGAAGCTGGTCAATCACCTGTCACTGGTGGTGCTTTGgttcagcaacaacaacaacagcagcagccatCGCAAGTAGGTGGCCAGCATCAACCTCCTGCGGTACAGCAACAGCCTCCACCGCAGCCCGATACGAGACAACCCAGTGGCGGTCCGCCTGTTCAACCCGGTCAACAGCAACCTGGAAACCAGCAGCAATCACAGCCACAACAACCACAACCAccacagcagcaacaacaacaacagcaacagcagcagccgcCTTTCTCCCTGGTGGATCCAACAAACAGTGCAAACTCTCTGATACCTACGTCGTCATCTACTGCCATCAGCAACGGGCCGAATGCGATTATCAACACGAGCTCTAACATCGTGACGAATTCCGCCAATCCTAGTGTCACCAGCGTCGGCGGTATGAAAGCAAGCGGAACGAACGAAGCGCACATACCCCCGCTGCTGGGTGTAGCCCCACTAGGTCCCTCGCCACTGCAGAAAGAACATCAGATACAA ttCCAAATGATGGAAGCCGCCTATTACCACTTGCCAACGCCAAGTGACTCGGAAAGGCTAAGAACCTATTTGCAGCGGCAGCCCGTGCAAACGCCACAGCACTATCCACAG CAACAACTTCCACATTCTGACACGGTAGAGTTTTTCCAACGCCTCTCGCCGGAAACGCTGTTCTTTGTGTTTTACTACATGGAGGGCACCAAAGCGCAATACTTGGCTGCGAAGGCTCTCAAAAAGCAAAGCTGGCGATTTCATACCAAGTATATGATGTGGTTTCAGCGCCATGAAGAGCCAAAAATCATCAACGAAGAATTCGAGCAG GGAACCTACATCTACTTTGACTATGAAAAGTGGGGCCAGCGTAAAAAGGAAGGATTCACTTTTGAATACAAGTACTTAGAAGACAGGGACCTGAATTGA